Part of the Temnothorax longispinosus isolate EJ_2023e chromosome 5, Tlon_JGU_v1, whole genome shotgun sequence genome is shown below.
cgttcttgagcgtgcgattgaatcgttCGACGACCGATGCCTTCATTACGGAATATGTCGAATAGTGATTGATATTATGTTTCTTCAAGAGTTTCTGCACGTTTgcgttgtaaaattcttttcccTTGTCAGTCTGCAGATTTTTCGGGCATCTTCCGCCGTCTCGAATTATTTTCGCGATCGCTGCAGTAACCTCGGGTCCGCTCTTGGCCTTGAGCGGTACGGCCCATGCGTGCTTGCTCAGCACGTCGATAACGGTGAGTATGTAGTGGTAGCCTCTGTTAAATCGCGTGTATGGGCGCATCTCGACCACATCCGCCTGCCACAGGTCATCGTATCCGCGCACTATGACGCgtcttcgagaaaaatttcttctcgcagGAGCGTGTAATTCTTCCACAAGCCTCCGTTTCTCAGTTGATTGCTTCTTACCAGCCATGACGCGCAACTGACGCAGATATCAGATGTACGTTCTTATCTATTCGCGATGATTCGCAATTACATCATGAATCATCTTTTGAAGTTCGTTTAGGGTAATTTGCACGTTATTCTGGAATGCGACCATCTTTCTCTCCATTTCATCCTGTcgatctttcaaaatttgcacGCTCTGCTGCACGTAACGTTTATTGGCTGCATCGCCATCATCTACAGGCGGCGCTATCCGTCGAATCTTGCGCGATTTCGCGTCAAAGTCGGTGGCGACCATGCAAAGAGCGTTATCGCGCACGTAATTTCTGATTAATCCTCTCCATTGATAGTACGGTTCCGCACCGCCTCTTCCGAGCGATATACCAAACTtgttgatcggcatttcgaTGTTGATTGAATGACTCGCTGTCGCGccacttaatttataataagtccaGCCTCACGAAGTTCCTCGATAATCGACAGGATTTCGTTATCGTGACCGGTGTGACCCGCTAGGCGCGAAGCTTCGAGCAATCTGAGACGATCTACAAGCTCGTTGGGATCGTCCCAATGAACATAATCGATCTTGTTGTCGTTTAATGTCATGGCACGCGGTATACcttttccagcttttttaccCGAAATCGACGATGCAATTATATGGTCGATCTTGTTGCCTGTCATGGCACGCGGTATACcttttccagcttttttaccCGAAATCAACGGCCCGATTATATGTGTGTACTTGTATCCCCCGTTGCCCTTTATTTGAGCGTGAGCATCATAATTGCGTTTATGAGCACTCGTCATCAACAGAATGCTCTTGTATGTTTGCATATCGTCCTCTGTGTAGATATCATGATCGggatatttcttaaagattaattcGAAAAGACCGCGTGTGCCATTGTATCGTATGCCGTCGATAATTATCTTGTCCGCGTAGTTcacgtcaaaacgtttattaccgagcatcATTCCATCGTTGGTGAATTTAACACCATACGCGATGTCCATACCGCTTTCTTGATCGCCGCTCAGAACTGCCCCGACATACTTTTGGCTCAATGGACCCAATTCATCTCGCAACGTTTCTTGACCCTCAGGTGTTTGCAACTGCTGTCGAACGGACGTCACGAGTGGGTCATTCGTGGTTTCGAAAACATCTTCGTTTGCGAGCACTGTGGGTTGTACGGAAGGTGCAGAGGTTATCGGTGGTTCATTCAATGGACCTTTCGATCGTTTCGGTTTACgcggtttaaaaatttttgttatttcgcTCAAATTAGATGGCACATTTATCGATCGTTTCAACGTAACCGGAGTTGAAGCCATTACAGAGTCGTTAAACGAGGCGTTTGGTCGTTGTCGTTTGAGCTTCGGCTCTTCGTCTTCCCACGCCGTTTCATTCTCAATCTTTGACACGTCAGATTCTTTGCCAGCAACGGTGTTTTCGGCAATCTGCCTTAGAGGCTCGATGATGGGCTTAAAGTGTCTCTCCAACGCGATATCTTCCTCCACTTTACCAGTTTTCAAGGcgtgatattttttgcgaATCGAATTGCTCGTTTTCACAATTTGATTTGCTatcctctcgcgctctctaATCTCCTCGCTGCTGTCCATGTTGCGCCAACGTTGTTCAATCGACGCGTCGACAACAACTAACCACGTTTCGGTATCGCAAAGtcgttaaatccttttctgtatcgacCATTCGAAAtcgcgctgtccttgtctatcaccaCGAATCCGTACTTTTGTTGCCAACACGTATGACACAATTTACTGAAATCATCGTAAGACATATCTGTGTTTACGTGATCGTTGTATATGTGTTTCAGATTGGTACCATCCTGTTTAAACAGAATCAATAAattcgcgttgtcgcgtataagaTGCTTCGGTATCTTCGCATACGTCTGACAAAGATAGAAAGAGTCAACGTCCGCGTGCCGACCCATTGCAAAGTATTCTCTTATCGTATCCTGCTTGTCGCACGCCACgtcatcaaagataaaaatagaattcgggAGCGCCTCGCTCGGCggaatgacgtcactgttattCGAGAACGTAAAGTAGCCAATCTCTTCTATCGGTGTTAGTATATTCtccaaatatcgatatttcgattGTTGCAACGATTTCGAGTATACATACACGTTCTCGAAACGTACACCGTGcggactttccagcaagctTATCAAGACGTTTGTTTTGCCGCAATTCGACGGACCGCAGATGATACCGCGTATAGAAATCGGTAGCATGCCTCCA
Proteins encoded:
- the LOC139813571 gene encoding uncharacterized protein, which translates into the protein MDSSEEIRERERIANQIVKTSNSIRKKYHALKTGKVEEDIALERHFKPIIEPLRQIAENTVAGKESDVSKIENETAWEDEEPKLKRQRPNASFNDSVMASTPVTLKRSINVPSNLSEITKIFKPRKPKRSKGPLNEPPITSAPSVQPTVLANEDVFETTNDPLVTSVRQQLQTPEGQETLRDELGPLSQKYVGAVLSGDQESGMDIAYGVKFTNDGMMLGNKRFDVNYADKIIIDGIRYNGTRGLFELIFKKYPDHDIYTEDDMQTYKSILLMTSAHKRNYDAHAQIKGNGGYKYTHIIGPLISGKKAGKGIPRAMTGNKIDHIIASSISGKKAGKGIPRAMTLNDNKIDYVHWDDPNELVDRLRLLEASRLAGHTGHDNEILSIIEELREAGLIIN